ATATTCTCAATATCTGAAGCTCCAACATTTATTGCATCCTCTGTTGCCTTTTCCAATGTAGATTTTTTGTTGGTTATTATAATGCCATTATATTCAAAAGAATTGTTTATTGCACCTACTGAAACCTTAGCactatttaaaagatataaaaatacttattaatatttctactgtagtgattatataaaataaatataaaagctgaatattttgattttaattcaGCTCTCttacttgattttttttagtATTGTATTAAGACGTGATTTTGTATCTACAATATTATctgatacaatttttaaaatcatgaTACAATTTTTTGGCCCATTGATTTCTATTAAAGCAGActgagttttttcttttgaattagTAATTTTTTCAAGCACACTATTTATCGATGATGAGGGCATGTTTGATTTTTTGCAATATTCTATAACACGTGCTAATTTTGCATTTGTCGTTGGTTTTGTACTACCACCCTCTATAAATTacgttattaaattaataaaatatatgtatatatatatacatcttaattaatgagatatattttatatttaattctgtaatatataattatttaacatatatctaaaattaaaaaatttttttcaaataatattatttactagaAATCTCTACATTTTTAAAGGTtatgttgtatttttttaaatatgcaattatatatcgttccaaaaaaaatataataaaaatatataataaatacccAAAACAGCATCtcgtatcatttttcttaatcgtaaaaataatgtagCTCTTGCGTTatcattttctgtttttgtatgttttatattctGCCATTTACTATGTCCCGCAaaccttttatttatttcgaaagatttataaatatttcgattaaatacgtaaatacgaaatatctgattcattttatttaatattataagttCATAGagaatttttgattatatattattaaaataacatttggTCGATATTTACGCTCCCTATGATAAAACTCAACTGTACTgggaaaaaaatcgaaacattaaatattaggATTTTGAATTTTACCGCGTAAATTAAAGATGCATTTCACTGCCACTATACTATTTTCTTGTTCCAAACAAGAATCATAAGTGACAACTTGTGCACAAGCACGTGTACttcatttatatgaaaataatattatatttctcgtagaaatcatataataaagaacgaaagaaaaattccgtAATAAATACTGCAATGAAGAAAACTATTTTGACAAATTGTGAGAGAAACTTTATTAATGCgtccatagaaaaaaaaacggtaTACTTTTTTGACTAAATCTATTCataattaatctttctaatcataattaatctttcataaccaaatattaattttaataaaatccataataatttaataattccataacaaatattatattgtgttaaaattttttgcatttccattttttagattaatatttatttcaattattttagcGATTAGATGGAAGAGATCTTTTTGAAGCAAGATCCGTTAACATTTATTTCGGTTCTGATTGGGGTACTTGTATCGTATCCCTTGGAAAAACAAGGTAAATTTATGATAACGCACatattaattctatattttactTATCCCATTAAACAAATCTATAACAATTAAGaccatatatattatttgtttttatataacagAGCAGTTGCACAAGTATCATGTGATATCCAACAACCTAAACCATCTCGACCAAATGAAggtatgatttatattaatgtcGAGTTGAATCCATTAGCAGCAcaacattttgaaaataatcgacaaTGTGAAGCTGCTACTTTAATAAACAGacaattagaaaaatgtataaaagaatCCAAATGCATAGATTTGGAATCTTTATGTATCGTGGCTGACAAAAaggttattatttttttcttacattttcagatataaataattttttaagataataaatttaaaattttaaaacatccttctagattttatattaataactaatattattatcttttttattctgaattatatctataatagtttgcaatattttttttataaaaacagaaatttaagaaaagaaagtttgtAAACCACTAATTtaagaatttcaaattttatttgatttaataatattttaattaagaaataatacataGTTTTTAAATGgacatttaaattaatttatctatttatctagaaaaaaaagagagaaaaaaatatggcaGAGTGATAttgacataaatatttaattaaattacatttacaCATATAGGTATGGAATTTAAGACTTGATATCAACATTTTAAATCACGATGGAAATTTGATTGATTGTGCATCTATTGCTGCCCTTGCAGCACTTTTGCATTTTCATAGACCAGATGTAACATCAACTggagataatattattgttcatCCATTTAATGAAAAGGATGCTTTACCACTGAGATTGTTTTTCTTACCTGTTTGTGTTTCGTTTATAACATTTGAAAGGttagttataatattatatattatgtgtttCCAACTACTTAAATATGTATGCTTAGtagttaatataatttgtgttgctattattattatgaaatatgcgtgtgtttttaaataattgcattatttttttatacagattTGATGAAATTAAACCTATaacaatatcatttattttttctttatatatttcttttttatggaatttatgtatcttttttatattaaaaattttaatatacaaagtgtttatttaaaatattattatttttaaaatatcatacacaaagaaacatatagcttttataaataatattctctttttttagtGGAATTACTATCATGGATCCTActtatatagaagaaaaagttgcTGTAGCTCAATTAACTCTTGGTGTAAATTCATATAAAGAACTGTGTAGTTTACATTTCGATTACTTAACAAAAACATTAACTGTTGAAGATGTTATATCTGTAGCTTCTAATCATGTTGCAAAATatgcaattaatttaataaaacaaattaaagaaGCAGTTGTAAAAGATATAAGTTTAAGGTATCACTTATCTATTgagtaaaataatatgataattttttattatataccaataaaattttatattttgtagataTAGTAAAGATAATACTTACAGTTGTCATATCAAAGAGTGTataatttcaaacaaaataaCTACTATGTGTAATGATAATATCAGTATTAAATTACATAACTGGAATTTCACACAGCAACATAAAAATGGTaagaaaatctataaataaactaaaataaataattctctaaccatcaatttttatatattaaattttatttttactacatcaatacaaatattataacttatattGAAAACttgtatgtgtaaatatagaaaaaaagagagaggaaaaaagatacatattatatatacacattaataaaatcgtattaaattCTTTCAGAGACCTATGAAAATGATAACAATGAAGAAACTAATCATATTGTGAAATTAGCTGAAGGTTTTGCTGAATTGATTACAAATGAGGTATTATTagttaaaaactaaaaaatatcaattcataatatttataacaaaacaaaaaagtaatacttataataatattttaatgattattatatatagacaaaAACAATAGGAGATGGTGGTCATAATTCATGGTGCCCATCATCAGAAGATGAAATGAGTGATGTTGAAATTATATCTGTAAATGAATCTTCAAACACTACAATTAATAAAGCAGGTAAGTcagaattttgtttttttaatctaactaaattattcattttataagctaaaaataatgtttcttgttagatattttagaattaGATGATGATAGTGAAGaggaaattattgaaatagttgataaaaaagatataatataatacacataGTAAAaacatgaattttatataaaaaatatatcttacaattattcaagattataaaatttaatcttattatatataatgatattaataatcgtaGATTATAGTAAGGAATAATGAATTGTATGTTACTCgaaatctaaatataaaatacaaaaaatatggaaaatcaAAAGGTATATTCACATTAATAGagatttgatattatataaatcttttttatttgaaaatgaaagaaaataaaaaacttcacaaaaaattgtaaatataatttcttaattttagaTTAAGATACTTAATTTaaacatttgtaaaatttagAGAAGACAAAactacatattattatataattttatacgaaattttGTAATACTAATACTGTAAGGTACTGCATATTACTTTGGTGCGTGTCTTGATCGCTTTTAATTgcttaatatattataaagaatgtaataaatttaaaaaaataaatatttttcgatctcCATGAAATGAAAGcatgttaattatataaattttatgtcgAATTATTATCAACTTATGAGTATATtaccatgtatatatttttatttacaaaatatatagttttattaatacttaaaaaacagatataaatacatttacataactattaaatatttaaaaaaaaatttaatttatacaaagattgcaaattttatattcaaaaaaaattaaatatacaggtcatgtaacaaaaataaaagaaaaacgaatattttttccaaagataattttatacacaGTGTACACAACTCttataaaatacttattaaCAAGTGAGAACTCACACATGTATGCTTTCCTTCTTACTAATATTACAGCGATGAATGATCATGAATATTCATCCTTAGCTACGTTGTATCATTACTTAAACCATTCTTTTGATCCAATTTATTTGCATTGGTTTTAactgtaaaaatgaaaatacttaaggcatctttttcatttacagGAATAGTcttaaaatgtttcattaGAGTCTGCAATATAAAagacaaattattttacaatacatATCAAacttaaaaatgttatatacaacaaataattagataatattgaaacatgctgatataacaatattttgattataatataattaaatagctAATCACATAAGAAAAtgatatgatttataatacttaaatatttacatcagCCAGTTGGGCTTTGTTGAGGCCTGGTCTAGTAGAGACTTTATAGTGTCGTTTATAGCGCCTTAAAGTACCAACTTGTAATTGGAATAAATCCACTTCTGGAAGATCATTATCAGTTTCACCTGAATCTTCTTCAGAGTCTTTTCGTCTacgttgttgctgttgtttaGATCTTGCACATTGTATCACTTGTTTGTGATAATCACAAATATAGGTGTGACGTGcctacatataaaatataacatgatTATACATAAAGAACTTTTTgtaattagtattatttaatgGAGTATATAAAGTGTATACTACATTATATTTACTACTACTTTCATTAATTGGTATATGTACCATACtcataaaaaatactttgttCAGCtgtaatgttataaataatatatatatatatatatatatagaccaGAACTGAGATTATGATGTTTTCCAAAGACCGTGTACCtgactataatatatataatttaaaaattatagtgCTAAAGAAAGGTTTGTTCGCATCTCATGTATTTTCTGCTCTGttgtgtttttattaaaagcaCATAGACAAAAAGTGcaatgcatttatttatttcctttgttTGAGGGTGCAAAAAATACAAGTAAGAAAATAACTGAACTGAATACATCAAGCTGATTAActattgtttttaaaaattttatgattctGGCAGAGAGATATGTAAAGCATGAAGATCGATATTAGTAATAAGAGATTCTACATATAAAATGTGcctatattgtaatttttatgacatttaaatatattttattaattctatttgttttatcttaAGATCTTTATGCCGAGCATGAGATCCCTCTCTATACTTTAATTCAGAAAGTGCATGCGACTCGGACAAACCTTGTGATTTCTGAGCAAAAAGTACCATTTGATCCAAATTAAGTTTGAGACGTCGCTGTGTTACAGTCTTTTGTATACGTTTGCTGTAAGAAGCATTGCCAGCTGGGCGAGAGCATCGTTCGCCTTCATCGACGAGACAACAAATTTGATCTGTAGCTCCCCTAGAATCTTCTTCACCTGTGCTAAATCCGTTCATCTTTAATTCTTGATATGAATACGTAGTGCATAAGatcaattttatgatattgtCCTTGTAGCGTTTCAATGTTCAAAAAAAACAGTAATCTTAATTAAACATAAACGATGAAGAAcacgtaattttattttttctttcatttgtgaaaaacattctttattttgcacgaattatttttattatttattctgaATAAATCTGTAAAACTTTTACTGTTCAACCACACGTATGCAATCcgtaaatcaataaattacaatttgGTCTCTGTATAGACATAGTTTTTTGCACCGAATTGTATCACTTaagtttctaatttatttaaaacaacaCTGCCTACACTTCTCAcctttcataaaattaaaatgcacCGAACTTTGCacgaatgtaaaataaaaacaatcagTTGCAATTACAGACAACTGCTATGATCGTGTCTAAGGAAGTAGAATGTCCGCTTCTACGCGACAACaaatttactttcttccttGGCGTTGCGTCTGAATATAATCAAGCAGAAGATAGAGTGGAAGCTTTCTTGAAACTGTGTGGAAACCTTGTTCCAGACTAAGCACAAAACActttaagataatatattttatatagaccGTCTAATGGCATTACATAATTTCTCCGGCCACCTAGTGGCTCAAAGGGTATACTATAAAATCTCCCCACTTATTAAAATAGCGCCAAACTTCAAATCTTATACCAATTGAAACTAGACGAACGACAATCAGTGATTAACTTAAAAGTGGTGTTCATCTAATTACtactaaaaaaaattacttgatagaattaattaaattaagtaCAATTAAAACAGAATATCTTATTTTACAAATCAAAAATGTATCTTGTAGAATCTcaattgtatatatagaagtatatatataaatttaataatttttaatattaatacttaccattttttatatattatactgtatgtacatatatatcatgagtttctatatatttatttcaataaaaagcaAATTATTCAATgttctatatttaataattcgaatataaaatgatgataattttattatgaactAATGTAATTTGTTAAAGTTGATAAGATAACCCACTATACGATCTATATATTGAGTCCTATATGATTAgcagataattaatatattcatatgccAATATATCACATAATACCTCTTCATGCGTGAAGGAATTCACGCAAATGAGATATTTTATcatctataatatttctttattatagaTACAGAAATATGCCAATTTAACAATGTGCACATATTTATGAAACAACATTTAGTTTTGAACGTTTGTGTATAACACGCACCTATATAATAAAaccaaaaaattaataatttcctcATATCAagcataattataaattataattttttttaataaagtaatatatactttttcagcttataactatttattttatttaatttttcagatgaataaataaagacttaattacttaaaaataattataacaatatgtAGCCTCTTATAACTTGCATATATACTATGTAAACATGAATGGAATTGTTGCAAGTACATAgaatacacctatatatatagatatcattatgtatacatatatataatatgtatatatatagatataattatgtatttgttatataatatataagtgtatgtTACAACACAGTCACATACATGGGATCGTGCCACGCCACTCGTGTGAGTAAAGCAcaatattaaatcataaaagtttttaatatataatttaatagattcGTCCTCAGAACttaacataaaatttaattacaatgcTACAAGTAAGTCAATAATTCATTGTaagttataaataagaaacaaaacgcTTTAATTTGATCTATATCAATGTGTATAGATCggattatactttttttttattattatttacaagaatgaagaaaaatgagcctgtgtgtatgtgtgtatgtgtgtgtgtgaatatatatattacttttttttttatattaaaatacattttatccCTGTTGACCcgaattcaaattaaaattctaaaatatttaaataaaactggaaataaattttattaaatgataatattataatcataagTTATAAtgaacatttaaaataatacatttatgatttacgatataatctgtaatatttttaaaagagattttATATACAAGTAACTGTtgacatagaaaaaaagaaaattatggaaaaattcaatatatgtaaaattaaattagtgtggaatgtgtaaatatatttgaaatttacttctttttaccaaaataaaatgattataaaattaatggtGTTACAAAAGATTaccattaattaaaattgtatctaATGTACTCATATTTCCATATATacaaagttttatataaacattttaatcgCAAAATAGTGTCTTTGGATCACaaacaaatgaaattgttataaaaagtaatatttgacttttttgttgtattataatttaaattacgaACTTCCAGAATTTACATTTCCTGcgacaaataattatatataacatgcaAGAAACGTAATTTTTGGTAAACTTTggttaaaattttaatatatagtgAATAGTTCTGTAGAAATTTAAATTGCAGTCAGTCATTTAATTTATGCAGTTAcgcataataatttttttttgtaaaataaatataatatttttatactataatataaattaattgtgtacattatcgaaaattacagtgttatatgaatatttaatattttttcattttttctaaatttatacTGGAATGGTTCAAAACATAAATACCTGCTTTTACAGCTAAAAACTttgcacgtatatacattatgtaaGTTTATTTATGTAAGTATTAGGAAATTATGtcaaaaatgtaataaaacattataaattatatgtaatatattagatgtaacaatgatattatttaaagaaatgtaACTAAGCAGTATATGCTTTGAAAATCCTCAAATAAGGAAACTGttaagttatatttaataataataaatagatagatattaaattatgtttttcatatttcataattaatatgtatgaagaaaattaagtagaatatttttattcattttaattccccactttgaaaaattttgatgAAATGTTGATagataacaattataaatttagttttaaaattaatgtgTAATGATGCAAATATGATGATAAAATCATATAAGAATTACTTCATATATTCTACAGTTACTTTGTGTGGTGCAATTTATATGCAAATACTTGTATTTATGATAatcttcaatatttaatttatatttagaagGCACAAAATGTGAAAAGTACAAAAGACACATAAAAAATCATTGCCAATGATATATGGTTCTGTAAAtgttatatgtaaaattacatTACAAGCACTTTGctatattttcattctattttgaagatatatatactttcatattttttttttgttttcataagTAACCAAGCCTTCTatttatagtaatattttgaTCCCATagataattatacttttagtAAGATTTCAAGgctaaaattaattctttatttgtaatatttgattGGATATATTGCAcaattcattataaaataacttttaataagTGATAccataacaaataaaaatagcaTCAGAGACTACAAGAAATCTAACAAATAGAAATGTTATTACACTAATTTTAACATAAAGAACTGTTTGATCTATTCAATGTACAATACAACATCTTACAgctcatttttttatatatgtataattgaaTATTGGAACATTTCATagtttatatatcttcttcaatttaaaagatatgacataatatatactaataataattaaacattattaaatatatgtgtgtacatgtgtacatatttttaaaactggaacaataaatataggtatgcatataatacatacattacatgcatatacatatatatgtatctatatgtagatatattttctttatatataaataaacattcgtttctttatatatatttatatatatgtgtatttgtgtgtgtctatatatatatgcatatgtatgtgtatacatatacacatatagatatatacatatacacatatatatgtcatataatattatgtatatatatataatcattcatAACCATGTGTATATAAACTAATGGCCACATAGTAGCCTTTAAAAATTGCAATGTAGTGAGCTCAAAAGTCTATTCTTTAAAATCATGCTTTAGTGAACACTCTTCTATAAACAGCATTACATATGTGTAAAAATCATGTGGtgattataaagaataaacaaCAGCCATATTGTTTACAGCTGTTTGTGAAGCTCAAACAACAGCTTTATGCATTAGCATATAGCAGATTTTAGTGCAAAAAGTCTCAAACCTTTATATAATAGGAGTTTTAGTTGCACTATTACTCTAATAAAGTCTTTGGTTAAATAGTTAATTACTACATAAAGTAACTGTTTCAGGTAACATACGGTCAACGATGTAACAAACATTAGCTGACTTAGCTAATTCCAATTGGCTCCATTATGCTGATGTATTCAAAAATCACATTAGACTGTCATCTATTGTTTACTTGAAATCTGAAATCTTTGTCCATCTCCTTTGACATGATGTTACATAAATCAACAACTACTTTTGGTTATTTTTCGACATTATTTGGTATTAATAGATTTGTCTCTGTACCATCCAAGTATTTGGCTAAATCctgcgaaaataaaaaaaaaataataataataatatatacatagatatgatcataggaaaaaaatcattacttataaatttattataaaaaatgataccTGAACAGCAATTTGTAAAGGTGTTAATTCACCTATAGAACAATCATTTCGCATACTAGTAGCTTGCAATAGTTTTGAACAAGGTTTGCCAGtaaaaagtatgaaaagtGCATGGATCGTTCTTCGCTGTGTCAATTCTAAGTGACGATGCTGATATCCAGCTAAATGTCGTCGATGACGAGATGTCGTTGGAA
This genomic interval from Vespula pensylvanica isolate Volc-1 chromosome 8, ASM1446617v1, whole genome shotgun sequence contains the following:
- the LOC122631042 gene encoding exosome complex component RRP45 isoform X1, whose amino-acid sequence is MKKTILTNCERNFINASIEKKTRLDGRDLFEARSVNIYFGSDWGTCIVSLGKTRAVAQVSCDIQQPKPSRPNEGMIYINVELNPLAAQHFENNRQCEAATLINRQLEKCIKESKCIDLESLCIVADKKVWNLRLDINILNHDGNLIDCASIAALAALLHFHRPDVTSTGDNIIVHPFNEKDALPLRLFFLPVCVSFITFESGITIMDPTYIEEKVAVAQLTLGVNSYKELCSLHFDYLTKTLTVEDVISVASNHVAKYAINLIKQIKEAVVKDISLRYSKDNTYSCHIKECIISNKITTMCNDNISIKLHNWNFTQQHKNETYENDNNEETNHIVKLAEGFAELITNETKTIGDGGHNSWCPSSEDEMSDVEIISVNESSNTTINKADILELDDDSEEEIIEIVDKKDII
- the LOC122631043 gene encoding histone deacetylase complex subunit SAP30 homolog isoform X1, yielding MNGFSTGEEDSRGATDQICCLVDEGERCSRPAGNASYSKRIQKTVTQRRLKLNLDQMARHTYICDYHKQVIQCARSKQQQQRRRKDSEEDSGETDNDLPEVDLFQLQVGTLRRYKRHYKVSTRPGLNKAQLADTLMKHFKTIPVNEKDALSIFIFTVKTNANKLDQKNGLSNDTT
- the LOC122631043 gene encoding histone deacetylase complex subunit SAP30 homolog isoform X2, whose product is MNGFSTGEEDSRGATDQICCLVDEGERCSRPAGNASYSKRIQKTVTQRRLKLNLDQMARHTYICDYHKQVIQCARSKQQQQRRRKDSEEDSGETDNDLPEVDLFQLQVGTLRRYKRHYKVSTRPGLNKAQLADLKPMQINWIKRMV
- the LOC122631042 gene encoding exosome complex component RRP45 isoform X2, producing MKKTILTNCERNFINASIEKKTRLDGRDLFEARSVNIYFGSDWGTCIVSLGKTRAVAQVSCDIQQPKPSRPNEGMIYINVELNPLAAQHFENNRQCEAATLINRQLEKCIKESKCIDLESLCIVADKKVWNLRLDINILNHDGNLIDCASIAALAALLHFHRPDVTSTGDNIIVHPFNEKDALPLRLFFLPVCVSFITFESGITIMDPTYIEEKVAVAQLTLGVNSYKELCSLHFDYLTKTLTVEDVISVASNHVAKYAINLIKQIKEAVVKDISLRYSKDNTYSCHIKECIISNKITTMCNDNISIKLHNWNFTQQHKNETYENDNNEETNHIVKLAEGFAELITNETKTIGDGGHNSWCPSSEDEMSDVEIISVNESSNTTINKAELDDDSEEEIIEIVDKKDII
- the LOC122631042 gene encoding exosome complex component RRP45 isoform X3, which produces MEEIFLKQDPLTFISVLIGVLVSYPLEKQEQLHKYHVISNNLNHLDQMKVWNLRLDINILNHDGNLIDCASIAALAALLHFHRPDVTSTGDNIIVHPFNEKDALPLRLFFLPVCVSFITFESGITIMDPTYIEEKVAVAQLTLGVNSYKELCSLHFDYLTKTLTVEDVISVASNHVAKYAINLIKQIKEAVVKDISLRYSKDNTYSCHIKECIISNKITTMCNDNISIKLHNWNFTQQHKNETYENDNNEETNHIVKLAEGFAELITNETKTIGDGGHNSWCPSSEDEMSDVEIISVNESSNTTINKADILELDDDSEEEIIEIVDKKDII
- the LOC122630896 gene encoding translational activator of cytochrome c oxidase 1, whose protein sequence is FRIYVFNRNIYKSFEINKRFAGHSKWQNIKHTKTENDNARATLFLRLRKMIRDAVLEGGSTKPTTNAKLARVIEYCKKSNMPSSSINSVLEKITNSKEKTQSALIEINGPKNCIMILKIVSDNIVDTKSRLNTILKKINAKVSVGAINNSFEYNGIIITNKKSTLEKATEDAINVGASDIENMEDDDKKYYKFICEPQLLSKITTKLKSLDYHIIDIREELTPLFVIKLSDDDLKIVKLAQEKLLKIDEIEEIYDNIDHDNL